CCGAAATCAGAAACCCCCTCTGGGCTCCCACAGTCCCTGGGATCCCCTACCCCAGCCCTGCTCCCTCAAGTCATCACTGTCTTCCCCACCCCCCTACTAGACTGGCTCAGTCATCCATGTGTCCCCAACCTCATCGAGCATGGGGCAGGTGCTCAGGGAACAGCTGTAGAAGAAATAATCCAGAATCAAGGCTAAGCAGGAAGTTTCTGTAGTCAGCTCTCCACACCTCTATCCAAGgcatgaccttgggaaaattaccAAACATGTCTGAGtcttttatttatgaaatagTGAAATAGTATGCATCTCACCATATTGATGATTCTATCAAGAACTAACATTGAGAGTTGAGGAGGTGCTGAACTAAGCAACTTACccatattagctcatttaatcttcacagcaacccttTGAGGTGCAGACTatttttatctgcattttacagatgcagcAACTGAAGTACAGTAACTTACTCAGATGACACAGTTCAGTGGCAAAGTTGTGATCGGAGCCCAGGCAGCCTGCCTCCAGAGTCACTACTCGACACTGCATTTAATGAAATCCTGCCTGTGCTGATGATCCCAGGTGTGGACCTGGGTCAGGCCTCCTAGGTCTGGTTCCATTCCTGACTCTTGACAGTTACTAGCTATCGGAACTGAGGCAagtcatttcatttttctgagcttcagtttccctaGCTATAAAATGGGGAGAAGGACAGCATCCACCTCACAGGGCTGCAGCAAGGCTTTGATGAGACATGTGAAAGGCTTAGAACAGCGCAGGCACACAGCCGACTCTGAAGACACTCACCTGCACGTCGGTCCTCCCGGCGGTCTTCCGACAACACGTAGCGCTGGGGGCAGGCGCTTGGGGGCGGCGGCTGTGAAGAGGGGGCCGCAGGGGGCTCCTCCGCCCCAGCACCTGCCCCCggcgccgccacacctggccccagGATGGCAAAAATGGTCTCCTCTTCCGCGGAGAAAGCGTCCTCCGCGGCGGGCCCGGCGCCCTGCGTGGAGTGCGGCACGCGAGCGAGCTTCTCCTTGGTGCGCCGCTTGAAGTCGTTCCAGCGCTTCTGTACCTCCTGGCCCGTGCGCTTCCAGCTGGTGATACCGTTGATCTTGGCGGCGATGCCGTCCCACACGCGCCGCCGCTCTGCCACGCTCACCCGACGGCTCTGCGCGCCGTAGAGCTGCGGGTAGTGGGCGCGTACCTCGCGGATCAGGATCTGGTTCTCTTCGAATGAGAAGCGCGGCTTGCGCAACCGGGTGGTTTCCTCCGCTTCGCCCGCCGCCGCCGAGGCCATGGCGCCCCCCGACGCCGCCGTCCTGCCGTCTGGCGCATGGGGGGCGCCGGCGCTGCGGGCAAAGGGCGCACGGAGCTGGCTGGGGCTCGGGGTCCCCCCACCGCCGCCTCGCCCGGACCGCCGGGCCGAGAGCTCCTTAGTTCCCGGGGGCAGgagtgggggcggggggcgggcggGGGCGACGGGCACCCGGGGAAGTCGGAAGCGCCTAAGAATAGCTGACACCGGCTGAGCGCTCGGCTCGGACTTCGCGCGGCGCGAAGTGCCACGCTGAAGAGTTGATAGAAATTGGGGGAGGGTCTGGAGGgatgaaaggaaaggaggaaaagtgCGAGGAGAGGAGGTGTCTGCAGGAGTTAGAGAATGGGGGCACGGGAGGATAGGAAATGGAGGGAGGATGGGGGTGCCTCGGGGGGGTCTTAGATGCATGAAGATAAGGAGATGCGGAAGGGGGGATGCAGCAAGAAGGGGGGAATCTAGAGCAGAGGAGGCGCTCTAGGGGCTCCAGGGGGCAACGGGGCGTCTGTTGATATGAGAAGGGCCCTTAGAGGGGATGTCCAGGAGTAATGGTGAGGTGGGAGCTCCTGTATCACTGGAAGAGCTGGAACGATCAAATATTGGAGATCAGGGTCTGCGAGGATTGTGGGGGCTCTGGGGATTGCCAGAAATTAAGGGGAGCTCTGGAAATAACGGGGGTCCCGTATCACAAGGAGACAGCGGAGGCTACGGGGGACGGCAGGGAGAGCGAGGGTCGCGGAGGGTGGGGACCGAGTCGGGCCACGGGTCACTCACCGGCGCCGCCGCAGCCGCCGGTGGGTCAGGGCTCGGGCTTCTGCGGCCTGTTCCCACCccccgcctccctccctcccctctttcgGCCCCGCCTCCGGCCGCCCCGCTGCCAAGGCGCAGGCGCGCCCAGGGCTAGTCGGCCCC
This portion of the Pongo abelii isolate AG06213 chromosome 20, NHGRI_mPonAbe1-v2.0_pri, whole genome shotgun sequence genome encodes:
- the MYPOP gene encoding myb-related transcription factor, partner of profilin isoform X1, whose protein sequence is MHLRPPRGTPILPPFPILPCPHSLTPADTSSPRTFPPFLSSLQTLPQFLSTLQRGTSRRAKSEPSAQPVSAILRRFRLPRVPVAPARPPPPLLPPGTKELSARRSGRGGGGGTPSPSQLRAPFARSAGAPHAPDGRTAASGGAMASAAAGEAEETTRLRKPRFSFEENQILIREVRAHYPQLYGAQSRRVSVAERRRVWDGIAAKINGITSWKRTGQEVQKRWNDFKRRTKEKLARVPHSTQGAGPAAEDAFSAEEETIFAILGPGVAAPGAGAGAEEPPAAPSSQPPPPSACPQRYVLSEDRREDRRADTSAHSKGGSSSPEPWARPSCTPQEGGCPRPKERESPPPSALHPVQLPRLALSPPPPAPPLPPPLPLAQVAPSPPSPPPPPRPPPTLSTSDPSLDFLRAQQETANAIRELAGTLRQGLAKLSEALSALLPLLPGTPVDSLPPPLPPPPPPPPPPRPVLPPPAPKVEITPEPVSVVAAVVDGAVMAARGVIIAPRSEEGAPRPPPAPLPPHDSPPHKRRKGFPTRKRRGRWKSP
- the MYPOP gene encoding myb-related transcription factor, partner of profilin isoform X4, encoding MHLRPPRGTPILPPFPILPCPHSLTPADTSSPRTFPPFLSSLQTLPQFLSTLQRGTSRRAKSEPSAQPVSAILRRFRLPRVPVAPARPPPPLLPPGTKELSARRSGRGGGGGTPSPSQLRAPFARSAGAPHAPDGRTAASGGAMASAAAGEAEETTRLRKPRFSFEENQILIREVRAHYPQLYGAQSRRVSVAERRRVWDGIAAKINGITSWKRTGQEVQKRWNDFKRRTKEKLARVPHSTQGAGPAAEDAFSAEEETIFAILGPGVAAPGAGAGAEEPPAAPSSQPPPPSACPQRYVLSEDRREDRRAEQGDLIWPRSRRPASPRKEHPKKHPS
- the MYPOP gene encoding myb-related transcription factor, partner of profilin isoform X3 produces the protein MHLRPPRGTPILPPFPILPCPHSLTPADTSSPRTFPPFLSSLQTLPQFLSTLQRGTSRRAKSEPSAQPVSAILRRFRLPRVPVAPARPPPPLLPPGTKELSARRSGRGGGGGTPSPSQLRAPFARSAGAPHAPDGRTAASGGAMASAAAGEAEETTRLRKPRFSFEENQILIREVRAHYPQLYGAQSRRVSVAERRRVWDGIAAKINGITSWKRTGQEVQKRWNDFKRRTKEKLARVPHSTQGAGPAAEDAFSAEEETIFAILGPGVAAPGAGAGAEEPPAAPSSQPPPPSACPQRYVLSEDRREDRRADGVLLCCPGWSAVAKSWLAATSASPGSSDSPASAS